In a single window of the bacterium genome:
- the rmuC gene encoding DNA recombination protein RmuC translates to MTGIELIMMILTLIGVIIAVSFSILSYRRKENITIEGLGNITKTIDGVKTDLHRTIHMLSLSLEQLELREQTASQQLTEINEVLKATKGMKSVGEIILDTLISDKLPRDVYKKDYELSDGTKVDGAIALENEIIPIDTKFPIETYRKLVRATQKDEKELRRKLEKEVKSQIDTVAKYVTLENIEFVLLYIPSENAYYEILTQTELCEYAQTRMVHLTSPRTFHYFLGLVLFGIKDRKIKRDLRLMVDILNTLKQNVVEMGTIIGNLDRELSTVVTSGAKLLKNYEEVNRNLAQISEKIMEGIKEV, encoded by the coding sequence ATGACTGGAATTGAATTGATAATGATGATATTGACCTTAATAGGTGTAATCATTGCCGTGAGTTTCTCCATTTTATCTTATAGAAGAAAGGAAAACATTACTATTGAAGGATTAGGGAATATTACCAAAACGATTGATGGGGTAAAAACAGACCTGCATCGCACCATTCATATGCTTTCTTTGTCTCTGGAGCAATTAGAATTAAGAGAACAAACAGCCTCTCAACAATTAACCGAGATTAATGAGGTATTAAAAGCGACTAAAGGGATGAAAAGCGTGGGAGAAATTATCCTGGATACCTTAATTAGTGATAAATTGCCACGCGATGTCTATAAAAAAGACTATGAATTATCAGACGGGACAAAGGTTGATGGTGCAATTGCGTTAGAGAATGAAATTATTCCGATTGATACAAAATTTCCGATTGAAACCTACCGCAAATTAGTTAGAGCTACGCAAAAAGATGAGAAGGAACTACGCCGAAAATTAGAAAAAGAGGTTAAAAGTCAAATTGACACCGTGGCTAAGTATGTGACATTAGAGAATATTGAATTTGTCTTACTTTACATCCCTTCAGAAAATGCTTACTATGAAATATTGACTCAAACAGAACTATGTGAATATGCTCAAACAAGGATGGTGCATCTGACCTCACCTCGAACCTTCCATTATTTTCTCGGATTAGTTTTATTTGGTATAAAAGATAGGAAAATCAAAAGAGACCTACGACTGATGGTTGATATTTTAAATACACTTAAACAGAATGTAGTGGAGATGGGGACAATTATCGGTAATTTAGACCGTGAATTAAGCACTGTTGTCACCTCTGGGGCTAAACTTCTTAAAAACTATGAAGAGGTAAATAGAAATCTTGCCCAAATTAGCGAAAAGATTATGGAAGGGATTAAAGAAGTATAG
- a CDS encoding site-specific DNA-methyltransferase codes for MAKENKKLEIENLKAEVERLKKELKKRKKYGLVWEEKPEEVVEMCKEKLPVLKEVKDKEIITDKNKPVNLLIEGDNYHALSVLNYTHPGKIDVIYIDPPFNTGARDWKYNNDYVDINDAWRHSKWLSMMGHRLRLARNLLKENGVFVCAIDDNEFYRLGLLLEEIFKGFEIHCITIVHNPRGVQGNNFSYTHEYAYFVFRKGLRVIEKRKIQPKDIDWRNLRDNGGESLRTDAKNCFYPIIVKDDEVIGFGDVLPNEKHPKSQTEKVGDAYYIYPIDRNKIERKWRYARQSIEEVKNLLRTRRTRTGYEIEIGKDFGTVRTVWQDSRYDANEYGTKLVHALVPNTHFDFPKSIWNTYDCIAPILYSRKNAIVLDYFAGSGTTAHALLLLNKEDSGERKFILCTNNENDIAEEVCWTRIKRVIEGHKDYPDITGIPANLKYFKTDFVDYDEPTDSNKIKLTQQATEMLCVKEGTFEKVLDNERFKVFKNSDYYTGIIWDQTAIPAFKKAIKDIKGKFSVYVFSLGDETFDDEFKDVKQKVQLSPIPEAILRVYRRIFK; via the coding sequence ATGGCAAAAGAAAATAAAAAATTAGAGATTGAAAATTTGAAAGCAGAAGTTGAGCGGCTGAAAAAGGAATTGAAGAAAAGGAAAAAATACGGGCTTGTTTGGGAAGAAAAACCAGAAGAAGTGGTTGAGATGTGCAAAGAGAAACTGCCGGTGTTGAAAGAAGTTAAGGATAAAGAAATTATTACCGATAAAAATAAGCCAGTAAATTTATTGATTGAAGGTGATAATTATCATGCCCTCTCTGTTTTGAATTACACCCACCCTGGTAAAATAGATGTCATATACATTGACCCTCCATTTAATACAGGGGCAAGAGATTGGAAGTATAACAATGACTATGTTGATATTAACGATGCGTGGAGACACAGCAAGTGGTTAAGTATGATGGGGCATAGACTGCGATTGGCAAGAAATTTATTAAAAGAAAACGGCGTGTTTGTCTGTGCAATTGATGATAATGAATTTTACCGATTGGGATTATTACTGGAAGAAATTTTTAAAGGATTTGAAATTCATTGTATAACAATAGTGCATAATCCAAGAGGAGTTCAAGGAAATAATTTTTCATATACCCACGAATATGCGTATTTTGTTTTTAGGAAAGGATTGAGAGTTATAGAAAAGAGAAAAATACAGCCTAAAGATATAGATTGGAGGAATTTAAGGGATAACGGCGGTGAATCGTTAAGAACAGACGCCAAGAACTGTTTTTATCCGATCATCGTAAAAGATGATGAGGTTATTGGTTTTGGGGATGTTTTACCCAATGAGAAACACCCAAAATCGCAGACAGAAAAAGTTGGTGATGCTTATTATATTTATCCCATTGATAGAAACAAAATTGAAAGGAAATGGCGATATGCAAGACAAAGCATAGAAGAAGTTAAAAATTTATTGAGAACAAGAAGAACAAGAACAGGTTATGAAATTGAAATTGGTAAGGATTTTGGAACAGTTAGAACAGTATGGCAAGATAGTCGTTATGATGCCAATGAATACGGGACAAAATTGGTCCACGCTTTAGTGCCGAATACCCATTTTGATTTTCCAAAATCTATTTGGAATACCTACGATTGCATAGCTCCAATTTTATATTCAAGAAAAAATGCCATCGTTTTAGATTATTTTGCGGGTTCGGGAACTACTGCTCATGCTCTTTTGTTGCTTAATAAAGAAGATAGTGGCGAAAGAAAATTTATCCTTTGTACAAATAACGAAAATGACATTGCTGAAGAAGTATGCTGGACTAGAATTAAAAGAGTTATAGAAGGACATAAAGACTATCCTGATATAACAGGAATTCCAGCCAACCTTAAATATTTCAAAACCGATTTTGTTGATTATGATGAGCCAACGGACAGCAACAAAATTAAACTCACCCAACAGGCAACAGAAATGCTTTGTGTTAAAGAGGGAACTTTTGAAAAGGTATTAGATAACGAAAGATTTAAAGTTTTCAAAAATTCAGACTACTATACTGGCATTATTTGGGACCAAACAGCAATTCCGGCTTTCAAAAAAGCGATTAAAGACATAAAAGGAAAATTCAGCGTCTATGTTTTCTCTTTGGGCGATGAAACTTTTGATGATGAGTTCAAAGATGTAAAACAGAAAGTCCAATTATCGCCAATCCCCGAAGCAATTTTACGGGTTTATAGAAGGATTTTTAAGTAA
- a CDS encoding DEAD/DEAH box helicase family protein, whose amino-acid sequence MQLKIYQENAIDDLLIKAKRLLGYSGSKKLVFKSPTGSGKTIMMAEILKK is encoded by the coding sequence ATGCAACTAAAAATTTATCAAGAAAACGCAATAGATGATTTATTGATAAAAGCCAAGCGGCTTTTGGGTTATTCTGGGAGTAAAAAACTTGTTTTCAAGTCGCCGACCGGCTCGGGCAAAACAATAATGATGGCGGAAATTTTGAAGAAGTAA
- a CDS encoding 4Fe-4S binding protein produces MKEKEGWMDLPIGGLILEGGTATKYITGDWRSLRPIWDSEKCISCLTCWIYCPDSSILVENEKMIGIDYDHCKGCGICANECPPKVSAIKMVNEAEFR; encoded by the coding sequence ATGAAAGAAAAAGAAGGATGGATGGATTTACCTATTGGAGGCTTAATATTAGAAGGCGGCACAGCAACTAAATACATCACTGGCGATTGGCGGAGTTTAAGACCCATCTGGGATAGTGAAAAATGTATTAGTTGTTTGACTTGCTGGATTTATTGCCCGGATTCTTCTATTTTAGTAGAAAATGAGAAGATGATAGGAATTGACTACGACCATTGTAAAGGCTGTGGTATTTGTGCTAATGAATGCCCACCTAAAGTTTCTGCCATAAAAATGGTCAATGAGGCAGAGTTCAGGTAA
- a CDS encoding precorrin-8X methylmutase, translating into MDAILLLGHGSRLSETNKTLLQMAQMVKEIGKIPLVEIAFLQFQRPDFFDAVKTCISKNAKKIIVHPYFLYQGRHFEEDITEMITEAKKRYNEIEFILTEPLGVHENIARVVLERTKKNIREIKILKSHEIEEKSIEIIGEELGETNFRDTELSIVKRVIHASADFDFAKNLRFHPEAVEAGIRAIKAGKDILVDVRMVEAGINKRLLQNWHGRVICKIQNFASQHSSHSKSKIQTPEDKTKAEMGIEMALQKNNNIGIIAIGNAPTALYRAMKLIRAGIYTPGLVIGVPVGFVKAVESKEVLLHMKYPFITSVGRKGGSPVAVAIVNSLLKIAEGNTVTVPVIQTLDIRHKTIDSIYAGN; encoded by the coding sequence ATGGACGCAATCCTGCTTTTAGGACATGGCAGCAGGTTATCAGAAACCAATAAAACACTCCTTCAAATGGCTCAAATGGTTAAGGAGATAGGTAAGATACCATTGGTTGAGATAGCATTTTTACAGTTCCAGAGGCCTGATTTCTTTGACGCTGTCAAAACCTGCATCTCGAAGAACGCAAAAAAAATCATTGTCCATCCTTATTTCCTCTATCAGGGAAGACATTTTGAAGAAGATATAACCGAAATGATTACAGAGGCAAAAAAGAGATATAACGAGATTGAGTTTATCCTCACAGAACCTCTGGGCGTGCATGAAAATATCGCCAGAGTCGTCCTTGAACGAACAAAGAAGAATATCCGTGAGATTAAAATACTCAAATCTCACGAAATAGAGGAGAAAAGCATTGAGATAATCGGCGAAGAACTGGGTGAAACAAACTTCCGTGATACTGAATTATCCATTGTCAAAAGGGTTATCCATGCCAGTGCAGATTTTGATTTTGCTAAAAATCTACGATTCCACCCAGAAGCCGTAGAGGCAGGGATAAGAGCAATAAAGGCGGGAAAAGATATTCTTGTGGATGTCAGGATGGTTGAGGCAGGGATAAATAAGAGATTGCTTCAAAACTGGCATGGAAGAGTTATCTGTAAAATCCAAAATTTTGCTTCGCAACATTCTTCGCATTCAAAATCTAAAATCCAAACTCCAGAAGATAAAACAAAAGCAGAAATGGGAATAGAAATGGCATTACAGAAAAATAACAATATTGGTATCATTGCCATTGGAAATGCGCCCACAGCCCTCTACCGGGCAATGAAACTCATCCGTGCTGGAATTTACACCCCTGGACTTGTTATTGGTGTGCCAGTTGGCTTTGTTAAGGCAGTTGAGTCAAAAGAGGTGCTCCTGCATATGAAATATCCATTTATTACCTCAGTGGGAAGAAAAGGCGGAAGTCCGGTCGCAGTGGCAATAGTCAATAGCCTTTTAAAAATAGCAGAAGGAAATACAGTAACCGTTCCTGTGATTCAGACACTGGACATCAGACACAAGACTATAGACTCTATTTATGCAGGAAATTAG
- a CDS encoding Fic family protein produces MRSGKYINQLKSELQYKAFVPDFLPFEIKADEELQSLLSKADLALGRLDGIAETLPDVDFFILMYIRKEATLSSQVEGTQATFTDVLKAEAKVEDLEIHKDVDEILNYIKAMNYGLDRLKSFPLSLRLIREIHKILLEGVRGEGREPGEFRKSQNWIGGITLQRASFIPAPPQEIMTLLDNFEKFLHDKSPMPILLKTGLLHAQFENIHPFLDGNGRIGRLLITFYLCQQKALAKPLLYLSDFFKKYRQEYYDRLNAFHGKDDIEGWLKFFLEGVAVTAEQAVETSKKILKLRGDGLNKILSLGRSTHKATLVFNSLFHTPLATIKDIERMTGLKNPNALALVNKLVKLEILREITGKKRNKVFAHQQYIKLFD; encoded by the coding sequence ATGAGAAGCGGAAAATACATTAACCAATTAAAAAGTGAATTGCAATATAAGGCATTTGTGCCAGATTTCTTGCCTTTTGAAATTAAAGCCGATGAGGAACTTCAAAGTTTGCTTTCAAAAGCAGATTTGGCATTGGGTCGGCTGGATGGAATTGCCGAAACATTGCCCGATGTGGATTTTTTTATTCTGATGTATATCAGAAAAGAGGCGACTTTATCAAGTCAGGTGGAGGGAACACAAGCTACCTTTACCGATGTTTTGAAAGCGGAAGCGAAAGTAGAAGATTTGGAAATCCACAAAGATGTTGATGAAATTTTGAATTATATAAAAGCAATGAATTATGGATTAGACCGTCTAAAATCGTTCCCGCTCTCTTTAAGATTGATAAGAGAAATTCATAAAATCTTGCTTGAAGGTGTAAGAGGCGAAGGAAGGGAACCGGGAGAATTTAGAAAATCTCAAAATTGGATAGGTGGGATAACTCTCCAAAGAGCATCTTTTATTCCGGCTCCGCCGCAGGAAATAATGACTTTGCTGGATAATTTTGAGAAGTTTTTGCACGATAAATCTCCTATGCCGATATTGTTAAAGACAGGGTTGCTTCATGCTCAATTTGAAAACATTCACCCGTTTTTAGATGGCAACGGAAGAATCGGACGCCTTTTAATTACATTTTATCTTTGTCAGCAAAAGGCATTAGCTAAGCCCTTGCTTTATCTTTCAGATTTTTTCAAAAAATATAGACAAGAATATTATGACCGTCTTAACGCTTTTCACGGAAAAGATGATATTGAAGGTTGGTTAAAGTTTTTTCTTGAAGGAGTAGCGGTTACCGCCGAACAGGCAGTTGAAACAAGTAAAAAGATATTGAAACTACGGGGGGATGGCTTGAATAAAATTTTATCTTTAGGAAGGTCCACTCACAAGGCGACATTAGTTTTTAATTCTCTATTTCACACACCCCTTGCGACAATAAAAGACATTGAAAGGATGACAGGACTTAAAAATCCTAATGCTTTAGCATTGGTCAATAAATTAGTTAAATTAGAAATTCTAAGAGAAATAACTGGCAAAAAAAGAAATAAAGTTTTTGCCCATCAGCAGTACATAAAATTATTTGATTAA
- the radC gene encoding DNA repair protein RadC, with amino-acid sequence MNKSFTIHDLPKDERPRERLVKFGEQALSAQELLQLILGRGVAGESVAVTAQKLLSHFGSLQKLSEASIEELSLIKGIGLAKAAQIKATFEISRRLSTQAPSYRSKELTDPEKVYRLVKSKLKDYHKEHFYIIALNSRGHSIAEVSVGSLNTSIAHPREVFAEAIKSKAASVIFAHNHPSGDPEPSEDDLVITKKLVESGRILDIEVFDHIIVVKDGFFSFRNKGLI; translated from the coding sequence ATGAACAAATCATTTACCATTCATGATTTACCAAAAGATGAACGGCCTCGTGAGCGGTTAGTTAAGTTTGGCGAACAAGCACTCTCGGCTCAAGAATTGTTACAACTTATTTTAGGCCGAGGCGTCGCCGGCGAATCGGTGGCGGTCACTGCCCAAAAGTTATTAAGTCATTTTGGGAGTTTGCAAAAATTGTCAGAAGCAAGTATTGAAGAATTATCCTTAATTAAAGGAATTGGCTTGGCAAAAGCCGCCCAAATAAAAGCCACTTTTGAAATTAGCCGTCGGCTTTCAACTCAAGCCCCGTCATATAGAAGCAAAGAGCTTACCGACCCAGAGAAAGTTTATCGGCTGGTAAAAAGCAAACTTAAAGATTATCATAAAGAACATTTTTATATCATCGCTCTTAATAGTAGAGGCCACTCAATCGCAGAAGTTTCAGTTGGGAGTTTAAACACAAGCATTGCCCATCCACGCGAGGTCTTTGCCGAAGCAATTAAAAGTAAGGCCGCTTCGGTTATATTTGCTCATAATCACCCATCAGGCGACCCCGAACCATCGGAAGATGATTTAGTGATTACAAAAAAATTAGTGGAATCTGGCAGAATTTTAGACATAGAAGTATTTGACCATATTATTGTAGTTAAAGACGGCTTCTTTAGTTTCAGAAATAAGGGATTAATCTAA
- a CDS encoding ATP-binding protein — protein sequence MINPTKADKIITGILESPNESKSVEFKPSIPWPNKIDLIRENDKVQEIIKSILAMSNTRDGGKIILGIERDDEEKKYLLKGVSEDNLKTYDQDLIFEHVRNFGEPEPKFQILNIEYDSKNFIVFAVQSFIFAPIICKNNRNLNRLENSVVYIRTDKPETKKITEPSEMREIIDLAIEKELALFSVRVQRFFKTMSSVKVLKSTKTDQDKFKAELKDIKVTMNKDEVITKIKSKGYWEINIRPSVYNSQRIEKQKIKDIVQSAVVKLKGWDYPHFRDSEGEPYPTLDGVEKTINWSNHIEFWRMTKSANFYHLLALREDWLKDVEYRNIWARGDELKGKKWLGVLGTLYTLTEIFEFAKRLATQNVFDENLIIEIKLYDLNNRELVVDSFNRMPSSFPRMAKISEPWNYHTQTFSVTDLLNKSDQLALESYLDLIYLFQWENPPRETFKNDIQKFLQGRI from the coding sequence ATGATTAATCCCACAAAAGCCGACAAAATTATTACCGGTATATTAGAATCTCCAAATGAGAGTAAATCTGTTGAATTTAAACCTTCTATTCCTTGGCCAAACAAGATTGATCTTATTCGAGAGAACGACAAGGTTCAAGAAATTATCAAGAGTATTCTAGCTATGTCTAATACTCGTGATGGAGGTAAGATAATTTTAGGAATAGAGAGGGACGATGAAGAAAAGAAATATTTATTAAAAGGAGTGAGCGAGGACAATTTAAAAACTTACGATCAAGATTTAATTTTTGAACATGTGAGAAACTTTGGCGAACCAGAACCTAAATTTCAAATTCTCAATATTGAATATGATAGTAAAAATTTTATAGTTTTCGCAGTTCAAAGTTTTATATTTGCTCCCATTATTTGCAAAAACAACAGAAATTTAAATCGGCTTGAAAATTCTGTTGTTTATATTAGAACCGACAAACCGGAAACAAAAAAGATTACCGAACCTTCTGAAATGAGAGAGATAATAGATTTAGCAATTGAAAAGGAATTAGCCTTGTTCTCTGTTAGAGTGCAAAGATTTTTTAAGACAATGTCAAGTGTGAAAGTGTTAAAAAGTACAAAAACTGACCAAGATAAGTTTAAAGCAGAGTTGAAGGATATCAAAGTAACTATGAACAAGGATGAAGTTATCACAAAAATAAAATCCAAGGGCTATTGGGAAATAAACATCCGCCCTAGTGTTTATAATTCACAAAGAATTGAGAAACAGAAAATAAAAGATATTGTGCAATCCGCTGTTGTTAAGCTTAAGGGTTGGGATTATCCTCATTTTAGAGATAGTGAGGGTGAACCCTATCCTACTTTAGATGGGGTTGAAAAAACTATCAATTGGTCTAATCATATTGAATTTTGGAGAATGACTAAAAGCGCTAATTTTTATCACCTTTTAGCCTTAAGAGAGGATTGGTTAAAAGATGTCGAATATAGAAATATATGGGCAAGGGGAGACGAACTTAAAGGTAAAAAATGGCTTGGTGTTCTTGGAACTTTATATACATTAACCGAAATTTTTGAATTTGCTAAACGATTAGCGACTCAAAACGTTTTTGATGAAAATTTGATTATTGAAATCAAACTTTATGATTTAAATAATCGCGAGCTCGTTGTAGATTCTTTTAATAGAATGCCTTCTAGTTTTCCACGAATGGCAAAAATTAGCGAACCATGGAATTATCATACGCAAACTTTTTCTGTCACCGATTTACTGAATAAATCAGATCAGCTTGCTCTTGAGTCATATTTAGATTTAATTTATCTGTTTCAATGGGAAAATCCACCAAGAGAAACATTTAAGAATGATATACAAAAATTTTTACAAGGACGGATTTAA
- a CDS encoding 2-oxoacid:acceptor oxidoreductase family protein translates to MSELFEIRWHGRGGQGAKTAAILFADAGAGEGKYVQAFPEYGPERMGAPVQAFNRLSNEPITLHCGIDSPSVVVVLDPTLIETAKVTQGLKENGMLLINTNQPPNIMRQNLPDFKGKLFTVDASTISKQELGKEIPNTPMLGALIKVTNLIDFDRMLQDTRKKLEKKFKSKPEVIEGNIKSIQRAYQEVKGE, encoded by the coding sequence ATGAGTGAACTTTTTGAGATTCGCTGGCACGGTCGCGGTGGACAAGGAGCCAAAACTGCGGCAATTCTATTTGCAGATGCAGGTGCGGGTGAAGGTAAGTATGTTCAGGCATTCCCGGAATATGGTCCCGAGCGAATGGGTGCGCCTGTTCAGGCATTTAACCGCCTTAGTAATGAACCAATTACACTTCACTGTGGGATTGATTCCCCGTCTGTGGTGGTGGTGCTTGACCCAACATTGATTGAAACAGCAAAGGTGACACAAGGATTAAAAGAAAACGGAATGCTTCTGATTAACACAAATCAACCCCCTAACATAATGCGTCAAAATTTACCAGATTTTAAAGGAAAACTGTTTACGGTAGATGCGTCAACTATCTCTAAACAAGAACTGGGCAAGGAAATTCCTAATACACCCATGCTTGGTGCGTTAATTAAGGTAACTAATTTAATAGACTTTGACCGAATGCTTCAAGATACACGCAAAAAATTGGAGAAAAAATTCAAATCTAAACCAGAGGTGATTGAAGGTAATATTAAATCAATCCAACGAGCATATCAGGAGGTGAAAGGCGAATGA
- a CDS encoding DEAD/DEAH box helicase family protein, which produces MQLKIYQENAIDDLLIKAKRLLGYSGSKKLVFKSPTGSGKTIMMAEFLKQLVDDREIRQSLGFIWTAPRQLHKQSRDKLENYFETSRALKCSYFEDLDDRKISGNEILFFNWESINKADNIYIRDNEQDFNLSKVLERTKEDVLEIILIIDEAHHHATSEISQGLIQMIGPKLTIEVSATPVLSGDLSVDVLLEDVKRDGMIKKAVILNDEFESFIRQGKIQTQKLSGGSEELVIDAAMKKKQELVKEFQKEGVNVNPLVLIQLPDRKTSLEDRIRERVESILKSKYKISTEKGNNRLGIWLSGEHINKEEVEKMDNYVEVLLFKQAIALGWDCPRAQILVLFREWHSPIFSIQTVGRIMRMPEPDKGHYKSEILNYGYVYTNLDNIEIKEDIAKDYITIYTSRRSFDPKLNLVSCYPKRHREKTRLSPLFTEIFLAEAREYGLKKNVDIKIRKIDLKIISDYKAEDVDALAGVKIVGDKPIKTSGFDLQKLLDFWVRDHLTPFYPEDRSVGRVKESIYKFFEQELKMWYGDVWEEIVQIVLSDKNSQHFVNVLDKVKEKYREEVEKRESEMVEVPDWNVPETLSFGGEYKKVEVKKSIMMPFYSDERWKPETAFIDFLEKSDNKVEWWFKNGDRDATFFAISYDNGKKKPFYVDFIVKLKDERIGLFDTKAGLTKQVAGPKIDGLYKYIQSENKKGKKCFGGIVTNTERNYRGRWVYFDKASKDFKNSSFENWVDLIL; this is translated from the coding sequence ATGCAACTAAAAATTTATCAAGAAAACGCAATAGATGATTTATTGATAAAAGCCAAGCGGCTTTTGGGTTATTCTGGCAGTAAAAAACTTGTTTTCAAGTCGCCGACCGGCTCAGGCAAAACAATAATGATGGCGGAATTTTTGAAGCAGTTAGTGGACGACAGAGAAATCAGGCAATCTCTCGGCTTTATCTGGACGGCCCCAAGACAGCTTCATAAGCAAAGCCGAGATAAGTTAGAAAACTATTTTGAGACAAGCCGAGCGTTAAAGTGTTCCTATTTTGAGGATTTAGACGACAGGAAAATAAGCGGAAATGAGATTTTATTTTTTAACTGGGAAAGTATAAACAAAGCAGACAATATCTATATTCGCGATAACGAACAGGATTTTAACTTGTCAAAGGTATTAGAGAGGACAAAGGAAGATGTCCTGGAAATAATTTTGATTATTGACGAAGCCCATCATCACGCCACCAGCGAAATTTCGCAAGGCCTAATTCAGATGATTGGGCCGAAATTAACAATTGAGGTTTCGGCAACGCCGGTTTTAAGCGGCGACCTTTCTGTTGATGTTTTGCTTGAGGATGTCAAAAGAGACGGAATGATTAAAAAAGCGGTTATTTTGAATGATGAGTTTGAGAGTTTTATAAGACAAGGAAAAATCCAAACACAGAAATTAAGTGGTGGTAGCGAGGAATTGGTCATAGACGCGGCGATGAAAAAGAAGCAAGAATTAGTTAAAGAATTTCAAAAAGAAGGAGTTAATGTCAATCCTTTAGTTTTAATTCAATTGCCAGACAGAAAAACAAGTTTAGAGGATAGAATAAGGGAACGGGTGGAAAGTATTTTGAAAAGCAAATATAAAATCTCAACGGAAAAAGGAAACAATCGGCTAGGAATTTGGCTTTCGGGCGAACACATCAATAAAGAAGAAGTAGAAAAGATGGATAACTATGTTGAAGTTTTACTTTTCAAGCAGGCTATTGCTTTGGGCTGGGATTGTCCGAGAGCACAGATTTTAGTTTTGTTTAGAGAATGGCACAGTCCGATTTTTTCAATCCAGACAGTCGGCAGGATTATGCGTATGCCCGAACCAGATAAGGGCCATTACAAAAGCGAGATTTTGAATTATGGGTATGTTTATACCAATTTGGACAATATAGAGATTAAAGAAGACATTGCCAAAGATTACATCACGATTTACACAAGCAGGAGAAGTTTTGATCCTAAATTAAATTTAGTTTCTTGCTATCCCAAAAGACATCGTGAGAAAACGAGATTATCTCCTCTTTTTACAGAGATATTTTTAGCAGAGGCCAGGGAATATGGCTTGAAAAAGAATGTTGATATAAAGATAAGAAAAATTGATTTGAAAATCATCTCTGATTATAAAGCCGAAGATGTTGACGCTTTGGCAGGAGTTAAAATTGTTGGCGATAAGCCCATAAAAACCAGCGGTTTTGATTTACAGAAATTGCTTGATTTTTGGGTGCGCGACCACCTAACACCTTTCTATCCTGAAGACAGGTCAGTTGGCAGAGTAAAAGAATCAATTTATAAGTTTTTTGAGCAAGAATTAAAAATGTGGTATGGCGATGTTTGGGAAGAAATCGTCCAAATAGTTTTGAGCGATAAAAACTCTCAGCATTTCGTCAATGTTTTAGATAAAGTCAAGGAAAAATACAGAGAAGAAGTTGAAAAAAGAGAAAGTGAAATGGTTGAGGTGCCGGATTGGAATGTTCCGGAAACTCTATCTTTTGGCGGCGAGTATAAAAAAGTTGAAGTAAAAAAATCAATAATGATGCCGTTTTACAGCGATGAAAGATGGAAGCCGGAAACGGCTTTTATTGATTTTCTGGAAAAATCGGACAACAAGGTTGAGTGGTGGTTTAAAAACGGCGACAGAGACGCAACATTTTTTGCCATCTCTTATGACAACGGCAAAAAGAAACCCTTTTATGTTGATTTTATCGTGAAGTTGAAGGATGAAAGGATTGGCTTGTTTGACACCAAGGCTGGATTAACAAAACAGGTTGCTGGACCAAAAATTGATGGATTGTATAAGTATATTCAAAGTGAAAATAAAAAAGGCAAAAAATGTTTTGGCGGTATAGTCACCAACACCGAGCGAAATTATCGCGGACGCTGGGTTTATTTTGACAAAGCAAGCAAAGATTTTAAGAATAGCTCTTTTGAAAATTGGGTTGATTTGATATTATAA